Proteins encoded within one genomic window of Methanosarcina barkeri str. Wiesmoor:
- a CDS encoding methylamine methyltransferase corrinoid protein reductive activase — protein sequence MYGIALDLGTSGFRAQLIDLEKKETLKTVITMGHPLPGGNVMDHLDFAITTGEDVAHEVIIETIRRMFLRFDVDLSRVERLAVCGNPIQLSLFQNTEIRDLAYAGENKQKMLGVRNVKRDARVFPASEIFGENDLPNCEIIVPPAIKHEIGADALAMMLETDFLIQPEPSLVTDYGTNAEMALKIGDRIITASAAAGPAIEGQGISSGMLASPGAICDVKPEGQYWRIIVLDREMEKQNAYLIDPVTGEIKESYGFEAVGITGTGVISAFALALRSGMIEKFPKLPNGKLILGPGIEITEKDVEEAGKAIGAIRAAHMTLIVESGIKYEDLEYAYMSGASGAYVDAEDARRLGAAPGYAKKIVQFGNTSLALARELVLEESRLDDVIAIAKKITADHLMMATSETFNNFYLCELSYWTQGMPLETYDQMLELYGLPPLPKTLEHVNIEKRVVKDIEEVGSGGLSILKEIGIILEVPVEKCVYCKKCVKECPETALEIVEIDGHRIAKYDSQKCLGTSCRRCVSVCPEDAIDITKLKITAK from the coding sequence ATGTATGGAATAGCACTTGATCTGGGCACCAGTGGTTTTAGAGCCCAGCTTATTGATCTTGAAAAGAAGGAAACCTTAAAGACAGTTATAACCATGGGTCATCCTCTCCCCGGGGGAAATGTCATGGATCACCTGGACTTTGCAATCACAACAGGTGAAGATGTGGCTCATGAGGTAATTATCGAGACCATCAGAAGGATGTTCCTGCGGTTCGATGTTGACCTTTCCAGGGTTGAACGGCTTGCAGTTTGTGGAAACCCTATCCAGCTTTCCCTTTTCCAGAATACTGAAATAAGGGATCTTGCTTATGCAGGGGAAAACAAGCAGAAGATGCTTGGAGTCCGGAATGTGAAACGAGATGCCCGTGTGTTTCCTGCGTCGGAAATTTTCGGGGAAAATGACCTGCCTAACTGTGAAATTATCGTACCCCCTGCAATCAAGCACGAGATTGGAGCTGACGCCCTGGCTATGATGCTTGAAACCGATTTTCTTATCCAGCCCGAACCTTCACTTGTCACGGATTACGGGACAAACGCCGAGATGGCTCTGAAAATCGGGGATCGAATTATCACTGCAAGCGCAGCAGCAGGACCTGCGATTGAAGGACAGGGTATAAGTTCAGGCATGCTCGCAAGCCCGGGCGCGATCTGCGATGTAAAACCTGAAGGACAGTACTGGAGAATTATAGTTCTTGACAGGGAAATGGAAAAACAGAACGCTTATCTTATCGATCCGGTTACAGGGGAGATAAAGGAGTCCTACGGATTCGAAGCCGTCGGAATCACAGGCACAGGAGTTATTTCGGCTTTTGCCCTGGCACTGAGAAGCGGTATGATTGAAAAATTTCCTAAACTTCCGAATGGAAAACTGATTCTGGGTCCTGGGATTGAGATCACTGAGAAGGATGTTGAAGAAGCCGGAAAAGCTATCGGGGCAATCCGGGCTGCCCATATGACCCTGATCGTTGAATCTGGAATCAAGTACGAAGACCTTGAGTATGCATATATGTCAGGAGCCTCTGGTGCCTATGTGGACGCTGAGGACGCCCGCAGGCTCGGAGCAGCACCGGGTTATGCAAAAAAAATTGTTCAGTTCGGAAATACCTCGCTTGCGCTTGCCCGGGAACTTGTGCTGGAAGAGTCCAGGCTGGATGACGTAATTGCGATTGCAAAGAAAATTACTGCCGACCACCTCATGATGGCAACCAGTGAAACTTTCAATAACTTCTACCTCTGCGAGCTTTCCTACTGGACCCAGGGTATGCCCCTTGAGACGTATGACCAGATGCTTGAGCTCTACGGCCTGCCTCCCCTCCCAAAAACTCTCGAACATGTAAACATCGAAAAGCGAGTCGTCAAAGACATAGAAGAGGTCGGGTCAGGTGGGCTTTCCATCCTCAAAGAAATTGGCATAATCCTTGAAGTCCCGGTGGAAAAGTGCGTCTACTGCAAAAAATGTGTAAAAGAATGCCCTGAAACTGCTCTTGAAATCGTAGAAATAGATGGCCATAGAATCGCAAAATACGACAGCCAGAAATGTCTTGGTACAAGTTGCCGCCGCTGTGTCAGCGTCTGCCCTGAAGATGCTATCGATATAACGAAACTGAAAATCACAGCGAAATAA
- the pylS gene encoding pyrrolysine--tRNA(Pyl) ligase → MDKKPLDVLISATGLWMSRTGTLHKIKHYEVSRSKIYIEMACGDHLVVNNSRSCRTARAFRHHKYRKTCKRCRVSDEDINNFLTRSTEGKTSVKVKVVSAPKVKKAMPKSVSRAPKPLENPVSAKASTDTSRSVPSPAKSTPNSPVPTSAPAPSLTRSQLDRVEALLSPEDKISLNIAKPFRELESELVTRRKNDFQRLYTNDREDYLGKLERDITKFFVDRDFLEIKSPILIPAEYVERMGINNDTELSKQIFRVDKNLCLRPMLAPTLYNYLRKLDRILPDPIKIFEVGPCYRKESDGKEHLEEFTMVNFCQMGSGCTRENLESLIKEFLDYLEIDFEIVGDSCMVYGDTLDIMHGDLELSSAVVGPVPLDREWGIDKPWIGAGFGLERLLKVMHGFKNIKRASRSESYYNGISTNL, encoded by the coding sequence ATGGATAAAAAACCATTAGATGTTTTAATATCTGCGACCGGGCTCTGGATGTCCAGGACTGGCACGCTCCACAAAATCAAACACTATGAGGTCTCAAGAAGTAAAATATACATTGAAATGGCGTGTGGAGACCATCTTGTTGTGAATAATTCTAGGAGTTGTAGAACAGCCAGAGCATTCAGACATCATAAGTACAGAAAAACCTGCAAACGATGTAGGGTTTCGGACGAGGATATCAATAATTTCCTCACAAGATCAACTGAAGGCAAAACCAGTGTGAAAGTTAAGGTAGTTTCTGCTCCAAAGGTCAAAAAAGCTATGCCGAAATCAGTTTCGAGGGCTCCAAAGCCTCTGGAAAATCCTGTGTCTGCAAAGGCATCAACGGACACATCCAGATCTGTACCTTCGCCTGCAAAATCAACTCCAAATTCGCCTGTTCCCACATCGGCTCCTGCTCCTTCACTTACAAGAAGCCAGCTCGATAGGGTTGAGGCTCTCTTAAGTCCAGAGGATAAAATTTCTCTGAATATTGCAAAGCCTTTCAGGGAACTTGAGTCCGAACTTGTGACAAGAAGAAAAAACGATTTTCAGCGGCTCTATACCAATGATAGAGAAGACTACCTTGGTAAACTCGAACGGGACATTACGAAATTTTTCGTAGACCGGGATTTTCTGGAGATAAAGTCTCCTATCCTTATTCCGGCAGAATACGTGGAGAGAATGGGTATTAACAATGATACTGAACTTTCAAAACAGATCTTCAGGGTGGATAAAAATCTCTGCTTAAGGCCAATGCTTGCCCCGACTCTTTACAACTATCTGCGAAAACTCGATAGGATTTTACCAGATCCTATAAAGATTTTCGAAGTCGGGCCCTGTTACCGGAAAGAGTCTGACGGCAAAGAGCACCTGGAAGAATTTACCATGGTGAACTTCTGTCAGATGGGTTCGGGATGTACTCGGGAAAATCTTGAATCCCTCATCAAAGAGTTTCTGGACTATCTGGAAATCGACTTCGAAATCGTAGGAGATTCCTGTATGGTCTATGGGGATACCCTTGATATAATGCACGGGGACCTGGAGCTTTCTTCGGCAGTCGTCGGGCCAGTTCCTCTTGATAGGGAATGGGGCATTGACAAACCATGGATAGGTGCAGGTTTTGGGCTTGAACGCTTGCTCAAGGTTATGCATGGCTTTAAAAACATTAAGAGAGCATCAAGGTCCGAATCTTACTATAATGGGATTTCAACCAATCTATGA
- the pylB gene encoding methylornithine synthase PylB: MIQKMALDEFDSLGDKVIEGYQLTDNDLRTLLSLESKEGLERLYSAARKVRDHYFGNRVFLNCFIYFSTYCKNQCSFCYYNCRNEINRYRLTMEEIKETCKTLKGAGFHMVDLTMGEDPYYYEDPNRFVELVQIVKEELGLPIMISPGLMDNATLLKAREKGANFLALYQETYDTELYRKLRVGQSFDGRVNARRFAKQQGYCVEDGILTGVGNDIESTILSLRGMSTNDPDMVRVMTFLPQEGTPLEGFRDKSNLSELKIISVLRLMFPKRLIPASLDLEGIDGMVLRLNAGANIVTSILPPDSQLEGVANYDRDLEERDRDIKSVVRRLEIMGMKPARQADFEAVLGC, from the coding sequence TTGATCCAAAAAATGGCACTTGATGAATTTGATAGTTTGGGAGATAAAGTCATTGAAGGGTATCAATTAACTGATAACGATCTGAGGACTCTTCTTTCCCTTGAATCCAAAGAAGGCCTGGAAAGGCTTTATTCCGCAGCCCGAAAAGTAAGAGATCATTATTTTGGCAACAGGGTATTTCTTAATTGTTTCATTTATTTCTCCACTTACTGTAAAAATCAATGCTCCTTTTGCTACTATAACTGTCGAAACGAGATCAACCGCTATCGACTGACAATGGAAGAGATAAAAGAAACCTGCAAAACCCTGAAAGGAGCAGGTTTTCATATGGTTGACCTGACAATGGGGGAAGACCCCTATTACTATGAAGACCCTAACCGTTTCGTTGAACTTGTCCAGATAGTAAAAGAGGAACTTGGGCTTCCCATTATGATTTCTCCAGGTTTGATGGATAACGCTACTCTTCTTAAAGCCAGGGAAAAAGGAGCAAACTTCCTGGCACTTTATCAGGAAACATATGACACTGAACTATACCGGAAACTTAGAGTTGGGCAGTCATTCGATGGGCGTGTCAATGCACGCCGTTTTGCTAAACAGCAGGGGTACTGTGTTGAAGATGGAATCCTCACAGGCGTTGGAAATGATATTGAATCAACCATTTTGTCCTTAAGAGGAATGAGTACAAATGATCCTGATATGGTTAGAGTTATGACCTTTCTCCCCCAGGAAGGAACCCCGCTTGAAGGTTTCAGGGATAAGTCAAATCTCTCGGAACTGAAAATCATCTCGGTTCTCAGATTAATGTTTCCTAAACGCCTCATCCCTGCTTCTCTTGACCTGGAAGGCATTGACGGCATGGTTCTTCGCTTAAATGCAGGGGCAAATATTGTTACTTCTATTCTTCCTCCCGATTCCCAACTGGAAGGCGTTGCAAACTACGACCGTGACCTTGAAGAACGAGATCGGGACATAAAAAGTGTGGTCCGAAGGCTTGAAATCATGGGTATGAAACCTGCCAGGCAGGCTGACTTTGAGGCAGTTCTGGGGTGCTAA